The window GGCGAGTCATTGTGGAGGGAATTGAGGAGGCCCCTTTTTTCGGCCGCGCCGACAGGATATGAGATGCGCGCGCGTTCGGACCCGATGATTTCATCGCGCAGCGCCTCGCCATAGTAATAGATGTAGTCGACGTGCCAGCTCGCGGTCAGGCCGAGACGCGCGGCGCGTTCCATCTGGTCGATGGGGAACAGGCCACCGTGCTCGATGCGATGGCGATGGTCCTGTCTTGGCGACTCGGCGAGGACAGCTTCATACACATCGATCATGTCGCGGATCGCGCGGTCGCCCTGTCCATGAATGACTATCTGCCGGCCCTGATCGTGATATTTTCGAACCAGTTCCTTCAACTTCTGTTTCGACATTGTCGGATAACCGCTGGTGTTTTCCGGAATTCCCAGACCTTGCTGCATCAGTCTACTGTTCAGATACGGCTTATCCAGATAGACATTGCCGGTGCCGAAGGAGCCGTCGTACCAGAACTTCGCGCCGCCGGACCTGAGGCGGTCGCTTGCTGAACCTAAATCGACGGTAATACCTTGCTCCAGATCGGTCGCCTTCTCAACAATGGTCATTCGTATCGGGCAATCATCGCGCTCGACAAGTTCTCTCAGAATGTTCTGCCAGTTCAGGAATACCGGGAAGACCCCCATAGCGCCTACGGTTGTATATCCCGCTTTGGCATACCGCTGAATCTGTCTCTCGATGAGGTCGAAACCCTTTGCTTGTGATTCAAGAAGGATCGGCATCATAACGGAGGCGATAGCCGCCTGTTCGATAATCATTCCGGTCAGGCGTCCGGATTTGTCCTTGACAAAAATGCCGCCCTCCGGCTGGGGCGAGTCGTCTGTGATTCCGGCGATCTCGAGTGCCAGGTGGTTCACGTAGACCGTGTGCATGCTCTGGATCATGATGAAGATTGGATTCCGGCGGGATATCTCGTCGAGCAGATCGGCGCTCAAAGCCTTGAGGTCGCGAATGAGGATGGGATCGTATCCAAAGGCGGCGATCCACTCTCCCGGTTTAGCTCGTTCCGCCGCCTGTTTCAGCTTTTCTATCACCTCCGCGCCGCTTGCATTGGTGAATCCACTCACGTCGATCCAATCATAGAGAAGCGCGCTGATGACGGGGTGGCTGTGAGGCTCGACGAGACCGGGCATCAGGGTCTTACCTTGCAGGTCTATCGTTTCTGTAGCCGGCCCTTTGAATTCGAGCACCTGTTCGCGGTCTCCGACGGCCACAATTTTTCCGTTTGCGACGGCAAGGGCCTCGGCGGTCGGATTGGCATCATCAACGGTGATTATATCGCCGCCCCAGAAAATGGTTTCCGCAAATTCGTTTCTTTCCGCGTCTCTCATGCAAGGCACCTTCTATTGAAAAGACAGTCTCATCCGGATGACGTCGTTTGGCCGGTGAGACGTTTACTGGACGACTGCGGCGACCACCAGGTCCGACAGTCGCTGAAACCGCTGAACGCTCGCCGCTTCCTCCAGAAGTCCGGCAGTCAGACACACGAAAGTGAGATCGCGTTCGGGGTCGACCCAGAAAAGGGTCGAGCCGGCGCCGAGTCCCGCAAACGTTCCCGGCGACGTCGTCAGTCCGAGCGGTGTGGGGAAGATTCCTTCGCCGCGTAAAAAGAAACTCAATCCAAGATAGGCAGGGAATTCCGGCCATCCGTGCTCTTCCCGCGCATAATCAAAGAGATCGTTCCGATGAGTTCCGGTATGGTTGCTTGTAGCCAGATGAACGATTGCAGGGGAAAGGAAACGCTTTCCGCCAACCTCTCCGCCGCGTCTATACAATTCGGAGAAGCGGTAGATGTCCATTGCAGTGGAAAAAACCCCGCCTGCAGGAATCTCGGTATCCTCTGCAAAGAGGATGTTGGTCGCTTCGAGCAGAGCAGGCTCGAAGAGTCCCGGAGTAGTATCCCGTACGACCACGGGCACTCTCCGGTCGACAAGGTCCGGGCGCAATCCCATGGCGGTATCGTTCATGCCGAGCGGCTTCAAAAGGTCCTCCGCCAGCATCTCGCGAAACGGCCGCTTTCCTCCATCGAGACGGCGGACAACCTCCGCCAGCAACGCGTGCGCGGTGAATGGATTGTACGAAACGCCCTTGTCGGGTAAGACAAGCAGCCGTTGTTCGCATGCGGCGGCGACATAGGCTTCGAGATTACCGACCTGTTCGAGGGGCAGACCCGGTGGCATCTCGATGGAGATTCCGCTCATATGCGTCAGCAAATGCCGGACGGTGATGTTCTTTTTCCCTTTTTTGCCGAATTCAGGAATGATATCGGAAATCCTGGTGTTCAGCGAAAGTTCGCCGCGGTCGATCCTCATCAGGACCAATGTGGTTGTGAGTTGTTTAGTGATGGACATGATAAAGAAAACATCATCGAGATGAGCAGTGCGCTTCTTTTCCAAATCCGAATGGCCGATCGCTTCGTGCATGACGATGTTGCCGCCGCGCGCGACGAGAAAGACCGCTCCATCGTACAAGCCGCGTGCGGCATCCTGCTCAATCGCTTTCGCAACCATGTCGAGACGGCTCGTGTCGCAGCCAAAATCTTGCGCAGTCGTAAAGTTGCTTTTCTGTCGTCGAGACATAGGAACCTCCCTGCCGGTTCAGATGCAGAATCATGTGGTCTTCAAGAAAACCATTCTATCCACTCTTTGCCGCAAATACAATCGGATTGGCGAATCTTGCATGCAGGTTGCCTTCGGAGTAGAATGAGGCACGACAATGCCGGGCATTATTCGGGTTCATTCGTCCGGCTGCCAGGGAGGATTCATGATGCGGCAATGGAAAACGCATGCGCGGAGGGTGGTTCTAGACGAAGGGAGATATCTGAGGGTAGAGCATCACGACATCGAGCTGCCGGGCGGGCGGATGCTTCATGACTGGCCGTGGCTGGTCACGCCTGATTACGTGAACATCCTTGCAGTTACCGATCAGGGCAGATTCCTCTGTTTTCGGCAGACGAAGTACGCAGTCGAGGGACTGTGTCTGGCGCCGCCGGGCGGGTACATCGATGCAGGCGAGGATCCACTGATGGCGGCGCGCCGGGAACTTCTTGAGGAGACTGGCTATCAGGCTTCGGAATGGGTGGCGCTCGGACATCTTCCGGTAGACGGAAACAGGGGAGCAGGCACAGCTCACTTGTTTCTCGCGCTGCAAGCGCAAGAGATTGCTGAGATAGACTCAGACGATCTTGAAGAGCAGAAGCTGCTGCTATTGACTCGAAATGAAGTTGAGAACGCGCTTGCCGCAGGCGAATTCAAGGTGCTTGCCTGGGCGACCGTTGTTGCGTTGGGTCTGCTGCATCTGGAGGGGCGGGTGAAATTTCATGCCTGAGCCCACCATTGATGATATCCGCGCCGCCGCTCAGCGGATTCAGAATGTTATCCACCGGACGCCGGTACTCACGTGCGCTACGCTCGACCGCCTGTGCGATGCGAACATCTACTTCAAGTGCGAGAATTTTCAGAAGACGGGCTCGTTCAAAATACGGGGAGCGGCCAATGCGGTTTTCTCCTTATCTCCCGAGGATGCTTCCAGGGGCGTGGCCACTCATTCCTCCGGGAATCATGCGGC is drawn from Candidatus Abyssobacteria bacterium SURF_5 and contains these coding sequences:
- a CDS encoding amidohydrolase, with translation MRDAERNEFAETIFWGGDIITVDDANPTAEALAVANGKIVAVGDREQVLEFKGPATETIDLQGKTLMPGLVEPHSHPVISALLYDWIDVSGFTNASGAEVIEKLKQAAERAKPGEWIAAFGYDPILIRDLKALSADLLDEISRRNPIFIMIQSMHTVYVNHLALEIAGITDDSPQPEGGIFVKDKSGRLTGMIIEQAAIASVMMPILLESQAKGFDLIERQIQRYAKAGYTTVGAMGVFPVFLNWQNILRELVERDDCPIRMTIVEKATDLEQGITVDLGSASDRLRSGGAKFWYDGSFGTGNVYLDKPYLNSRLMQQGLGIPENTSGYPTMSKQKLKELVRKYHDQGRQIVIHGQGDRAIRDMIDVYEAVLAESPRQDHRHRIEHGGLFPIDQMERAARLGLTASWHVDYIYYYGEALRDEIIGSERARISYPVGAAEKRGLLNSLHNDSPMYPVEPFRLIQTAVTRKTRNGETIGEEQALSVDEAIKAVTINAAWQLFLEDKVGSLQVGKLADMVVLSENPRKIEPDRLDQIRVIETYRDGRRFRFQ
- a CDS encoding class A beta-lactamase-related serine hydrolase; translated protein: MSRRQKSNFTTAQDFGCDTSRLDMVAKAIEQDAARGLYDGAVFLVARGGNIVMHEAIGHSDLEKKRTAHLDDVFFIMSITKQLTTTLVLMRIDRGELSLNTRISDIIPEFGKKGKKNITVRHLLTHMSGISIEMPPGLPLEQVGNLEAYVAAACEQRLLVLPDKGVSYNPFTAHALLAEVVRRLDGGKRPFREMLAEDLLKPLGMNDTAMGLRPDLVDRRVPVVVRDTTPGLFEPALLEATNILFAEDTEIPAGGVFSTAMDIYRFSELYRRGGEVGGKRFLSPAIVHLATSNHTGTHRNDLFDYAREEHGWPEFPAYLGLSFFLRGEGIFPTPLGLTTSPGTFAGLGAGSTLFWVDPERDLTFVCLTAGLLEEAASVQRFQRLSDLVVAAVVQ
- a CDS encoding NUDIX hydrolase; protein product: MRQWKTHARRVVLDEGRYLRVEHHDIELPGGRMLHDWPWLVTPDYVNILAVTDQGRFLCFRQTKYAVEGLCLAPPGGYIDAGEDPLMAARRELLEETGYQASEWVALGHLPVDGNRGAGTAHLFLALQAQEIAEIDSDDLEEQKLLLLTRNEVENALAAGEFKVLAWATVVALGLLHLEGRVKFHA